Proteins from one Natrinema salinisoli genomic window:
- a CDS encoding DUF6884 domain-containing protein — protein sequence MTKTLALVGCGSEKRDTRTEAKSLYTSTYFAKKRQWAEGCDTWRILSAEHGVVHPATVLEPYDTAMADLSNEQANEWATDVMADLRPLLSSFDEVVVLAGRDYFDPISDELRQAAPTVQWPFQGKRLFEQMEWLEQTSPPDQSTLESFE from the coding sequence ATGACGAAAACCTTGGCGCTTGTGGGCTGTGGAAGCGAAAAACGTGATACGCGGACGGAAGCGAAGTCACTCTATACCTCCACCTACTTCGCTAAAAAACGGCAGTGGGCCGAAGGATGCGATACCTGGCGTATCCTTTCTGCTGAACACGGGGTAGTTCACCCAGCCACTGTTTTAGAACCGTACGATACCGCGATGGCCGACCTGAGCAACGAGCAGGCCAACGAATGGGCCACAGATGTCATGGCCGATTTGCGCCCACTGCTCAGTAGTTTTGACGAAGTTGTCGTCCTCGCTGGCCGTGACTACTTTGACCCAATCAGTGACGAACTTCGCCAAGCAGCACCCACGGTACAGTGGCCGTTCCAAGGAAAGAGGCTGTTCGAACAGATGGAATGGCTCGAGCAAACCTCACCCCCAGATCAGTCAACACTCGAGTCGTTCGAGTGA
- a CDS encoding DUF6884 domain-containing protein has translation MSILLVQSCSKSKNQPGEPVKALELYSGYFFKIIKKSIRDGKLQDEIDICVLSAEHGLIDTTDEISYYDRRMNADRAAEIRDDITMELRSRVDENDYDHVIFNLGSAYRGAIGDLSDLPASVQFIEGDGIGYKGHTLKQIIRGDYSSLEMEVRNATAQAD, from the coding sequence ATGTCAATACTGCTGGTACAGTCATGCTCAAAGTCTAAAAATCAGCCGGGAGAACCGGTTAAGGCCCTCGAATTATACTCGGGCTATTTCTTCAAAATTATCAAAAAATCGATACGGGACGGCAAGCTTCAGGATGAAATCGATATTTGCGTTCTCTCGGCCGAACACGGACTAATCGATACAACTGACGAAATCAGCTACTATGATCGACGTATGAACGCAGACCGGGCAGCTGAGATCCGGGATGACATCACGATGGAACTGCGATCACGAGTCGATGAGAACGATTATGACCATGTCATCTTCAATCTCGGATCTGCATATAGGGGTGCGATCGGAGATTTGTCTGACCTTCCGGCATCAGTCCAGTTTATTGAGGGAGATGGCATCGGATACAAAGGGCACACACTCAAGCAAATTATTCGGGGCGACTATTCGTCGCTTGAGATGGAGGTGAGGAATGCCACAGCTCAAGCAGACTGA
- a CDS encoding tRNA-guanine transglycosylase, producing MPQLKQTDQTASFQVAATAGDARAGTLTVNGQSLDTPTFFPVLSFYGGGTKSSVFGGGVHRTIKEFMLGKEEIGGGTYDEYFRGTMTSVASLTDYGINRERFDDYVSDQIKERETFSDYNGLIFVDSGGYKFLHNDGLDGSDFEIEIDQREAFRIQKQLGGDIIVNLDRPIAPSDTFDERQQKAERTAENAVEFARLTQDYPGARYLTVHGYNYSMLDRFFDHVQSQFGNIDISTLFDGIALGSLVPKKDDKAALITAVMDCVEIMEERGLADLPLHVLGIGSGSIPLLVAAGADTFDSTTYLLNAINEKYAVGLTEHIPLDEVDFTQCDCAVCSDPMLVNWMQGNTEYQKDVLGPVAMHNLIIHRQEVQELRQRIKQHGTEPVIDYLDETVGRNDSIRKQTHRVVNEALGGYF from the coding sequence ATGCCACAGCTCAAGCAGACTGATCAGACTGCCTCGTTCCAAGTCGCTGCGACAGCTGGCGATGCCCGTGCCGGGACCCTCACTGTCAACGGTCAGTCACTCGACACTCCAACGTTTTTCCCCGTCCTGAGTTTCTATGGCGGTGGTACGAAATCCAGCGTCTTCGGCGGCGGCGTTCACAGGACGATAAAGGAGTTCATGCTCGGTAAGGAGGAGATCGGTGGCGGAACGTACGACGAATACTTCCGCGGAACGATGACCTCTGTTGCATCTCTCACTGACTACGGCATCAACCGGGAACGATTTGACGATTATGTCTCGGACCAAATCAAAGAACGAGAAACGTTTTCCGACTATAACGGCCTCATCTTCGTTGATTCTGGCGGATACAAATTCTTACATAACGATGGGCTTGACGGGAGTGATTTCGAGATAGAGATCGATCAACGGGAAGCGTTCCGCATCCAGAAGCAGCTCGGCGGCGATATCATCGTCAACCTTGATCGGCCGATCGCTCCCAGCGACACGTTCGACGAACGGCAACAGAAGGCTGAACGCACCGCCGAAAATGCGGTTGAGTTTGCACGTCTTACCCAGGATTATCCAGGAGCCCGGTACCTGACCGTCCATGGATATAACTATTCGATGCTCGACCGGTTCTTCGACCACGTGCAATCCCAGTTCGGGAATATTGATATTTCTACCCTGTTTGACGGGATCGCTCTCGGCAGCCTTGTCCCGAAGAAAGATGACAAAGCAGCATTGATCACCGCGGTCATGGACTGTGTCGAAATCATGGAGGAACGCGGGCTTGCTGATCTTCCACTCCACGTACTGGGCATTGGCAGTGGATCGATCCCGCTCCTTGTCGCTGCCGGCGCCGACACGTTCGACTCAACGACCTATCTCCTGAACGCTATCAACGAGAAGTATGCCGTGGGTTTGACCGAGCATATTCCGCTGGACGAAGTCGATTTCACCCAGTGTGACTGTGCCGTGTGCTCGGACCCGATGCTAGTCAACTGGATGCAGGGGAACACTGAATACCAGAAAGATGTTCTCGGCCCGGTCGCTATGCACAATCTTATCATCCACAGACAGGAGGTGCAAGAACTCCGGCAGCGGATCAAGCAGCACGGCACGGAACCGGTTATCGACTACCTTGACGAGACCGTGGGCCGGAATGATTCAATCCGCAAACAGACGCATCGCGTTGTCAACGAAGCGCTCGGAGGGTATTTCTAA
- a CDS encoding ATP-binding protein: protein MKQHPEVNEVQEFLEIASDFEDPLEIIRESLSNAYDAGATEVVITIRDTAAGSDIIIEDDGHGMSRDDLKSFFDLGNSRKTDSIGHKGHGTKIFYKSDRIVVDTAHNGSNYHAVMDQPWEKLNEKTLPEYEVTETETRPGNTGTRIQISGFRSGEGFDPESLTYDKIHHYLKWKTIAGSTAHYFDDDQRKMDIVVDLDEEIDDSQEQLVTTNQLTFPSEQLEPDNSDFPATRMCKHYPAREIEFEHDGGTSTVEIVGMVGGKEARNELPTYGRHSVQFGVWLAKDHIKVEQVNEVLSHDNEFIHFFFIANCQDLELSANRGKVRNKASSLYKELKQELKHYLTKVAEDPWFKEDYLETRKRAQLRRRAQSQTTSLEERLESIDTNDRFKPTNRSEVLLALERSNNEADNSITVKEYKADHEVPAILLDDGTLRPSHVYVELTEHFEDDYPLGSADTILCWSYGDIDILREYERNGYHGGDVEINLQDNQIIYHHENRHTVDIITVSDRLAALEHQPLPSLD from the coding sequence ATGAAACAACACCCGGAAGTCAACGAAGTACAGGAGTTTCTTGAGATTGCCAGCGATTTCGAGGATCCCCTCGAGATCATCCGTGAATCACTATCAAATGCGTACGATGCCGGTGCGACAGAGGTCGTGATAACGATCCGCGACACTGCCGCAGGCTCCGACATCATCATCGAAGACGACGGGCACGGCATGTCCCGGGACGATCTCAAGTCCTTCTTCGACCTCGGGAACTCCCGGAAGACCGACTCGATCGGCCACAAAGGCCACGGAACAAAAATCTTCTACAAGAGCGACCGTATTGTCGTTGACACCGCGCACAACGGCTCAAACTACCACGCGGTCATGGACCAGCCCTGGGAGAAACTTAATGAGAAAACACTACCAGAATACGAGGTCACAGAAACAGAAACCCGCCCAGGCAATACTGGGACCCGTATCCAAATCAGTGGTTTCCGGTCCGGTGAAGGATTTGATCCAGAATCGCTGACGTACGACAAGATCCACCACTACCTGAAGTGGAAGACCATTGCCGGATCGACAGCACACTATTTCGACGACGATCAGCGCAAGATGGATATCGTGGTCGACCTCGATGAGGAGATTGACGATTCCCAAGAGCAGCTTGTCACGACCAACCAGCTTACATTCCCCAGCGAGCAGCTAGAACCAGACAACAGTGATTTCCCCGCCACCCGAATGTGTAAGCACTATCCGGCGCGTGAAATCGAATTCGAGCATGATGGAGGGACATCAACTGTGGAAATCGTCGGTATGGTTGGCGGTAAAGAGGCCCGCAATGAACTCCCTACCTACGGACGGCACTCCGTCCAATTTGGTGTCTGGCTTGCAAAGGACCATATCAAGGTCGAACAGGTCAATGAAGTGCTGTCCCATGACAACGAGTTTATCCACTTCTTCTTCATCGCCAACTGCCAAGACCTCGAACTCTCGGCAAACCGAGGAAAGGTCCGGAACAAGGCGAGTTCACTGTATAAAGAACTGAAACAGGAACTCAAACACTATCTGACGAAGGTGGCAGAAGATCCCTGGTTCAAGGAAGACTATCTAGAAACACGCAAACGCGCACAGCTACGGCGACGCGCACAGTCCCAGACAACGTCACTTGAAGAACGACTGGAGTCCATTGATACCAACGACCGGTTCAAGCCGACCAATCGGTCGGAGGTCCTGCTGGCACTCGAACGCTCGAACAACGAGGCGGACAACAGTATCACCGTAAAAGAGTACAAAGCAGACCATGAGGTCCCGGCAATCCTGCTGGACGATGGCACGCTGCGTCCCAGTCACGTATACGTCGAACTCACCGAGCATTTCGAAGACGACTATCCGCTCGGTTCAGCCGACACGATTCTGTGCTGGAGCTACGGTGATATCGATATCCTGCGAGAATATGAACGGAACGGATACCACGGCGGTGACGTGGAAATCAATCTTCAAGACAACCAAATCATCTACCACCATGAGAACCGTCACACCGTGGACATCATCACGGTCTCTGACCGGTTGGCCGCACTGGAGCACCAACCACTCCCATCACTGGATTAG
- a CDS encoding DUF262 domain-containing protein translates to MESSDETPLCGTRVFLYPGDPDGTGIIDYDPTDYREIYQDLDFVDSTQFIRSLEQDIKLKNRSLLRVTDGERFEVPEYQRNFSWEEEQHEELWDTLLSILTLKPKSGELPVDTYFGTVYIARSAQGEVYEIIDGQQRLSTVSILLKNIKDHLEEKRTKVDGQLQAYAEHICEEYLDELLYRRKGPTETPFLELNDHDDSIYELLFQDPEKKVQTLKAMDQYDGRKQNAIRLRDLFDEVGIPEEVYEEDEELADTDLLESFRYFGDSHRRLVRTDEYYDAKVAEFADREEFDTAEKEVKALLNLAHFTLRSLRVSECIFQTDNQELRIEVFQSLNDRGVELSSMDKVRARIVGRFQGESDSDKQIARWENVVQMFGGDADAVEDFLAHYLAATEKSFDTVTDARSNMLEAFRLKQIGRRDIKSRLASPGQARDFLEELENYAGRYREIVTADLTDDDTELKKEYREECEAILQRLNKLGTTQWRPFVMYVYQAVTEAPGKDAFLRDILKTVENITFRVAISDLVATVVDDTYPKTCQAFRELEQSGNQFDTEQISATLVDNIDSSARQLFGESFIDILVTSENWRNNQTKQLFLKIADEDFRRRNQTGITKSELSEDPSEVHIEHILPISYFLPGKENPYAWLECFFDNGKRNMIETQIDYLRTRDAHLLSSDDPGYDEIEQIIEGIEERFVRDLGNMMLLDEEVNKPIKNRLFSVKLREYHLRHSKDMDNLVNQYFSTADNVSTDKLEELLGLELPEDETQFGDVHPTVQYFNEWWTYEQLIDRKAQLITAILESLKFRTEDDEFEPYMDDIEDYVGEDIEKRLAVLTA, encoded by the coding sequence ATGGAAAGCTCAGACGAAACACCACTTTGCGGTACTCGCGTTTTCCTGTATCCTGGTGACCCGGACGGGACAGGGATCATCGACTATGATCCCACCGATTACCGGGAGATCTATCAGGATCTGGACTTCGTGGACAGTACCCAGTTTATCCGCTCTCTCGAGCAAGATATCAAGCTGAAAAACCGGTCTCTCCTCCGCGTGACCGACGGGGAACGGTTTGAAGTCCCGGAATACCAGCGAAATTTCTCGTGGGAGGAAGAACAGCACGAGGAACTCTGGGATACGTTACTGTCAATTCTGACGCTGAAACCGAAATCTGGCGAACTCCCGGTGGACACCTACTTCGGCACTGTGTATATTGCTCGGTCCGCCCAGGGAGAAGTCTATGAGATCATCGACGGCCAGCAACGACTCTCCACGGTCTCTATCCTGCTGAAGAACATCAAGGACCACCTCGAAGAGAAGCGGACGAAGGTTGACGGGCAGCTCCAGGCGTACGCCGAACATATATGCGAGGAATACCTTGACGAATTGCTGTACCGGCGGAAAGGCCCGACGGAGACACCGTTCCTAGAACTCAACGACCACGACGACAGCATCTACGAGCTGCTGTTTCAGGACCCGGAGAAAAAGGTTCAGACCCTGAAGGCGATGGACCAGTACGACGGCCGCAAGCAGAATGCCATCCGTCTCCGGGACCTCTTCGACGAGGTTGGTATCCCCGAAGAGGTCTACGAAGAGGACGAGGAGCTGGCTGACACCGATCTACTGGAATCGTTCCGGTACTTTGGTGACTCCCACCGCCGACTCGTGCGGACCGACGAATACTACGATGCGAAAGTCGCAGAGTTCGCAGACCGAGAGGAGTTCGACACGGCCGAGAAGGAGGTCAAGGCCCTGCTTAACCTCGCACATTTCACGCTGCGGTCTCTCCGCGTTTCCGAGTGTATCTTCCAGACTGATAACCAGGAACTTCGGATCGAGGTCTTCCAGTCGCTGAATGACCGTGGTGTTGAGCTCTCCAGTATGGACAAGGTCCGGGCCCGTATCGTCGGCCGGTTCCAGGGCGAATCTGACAGCGACAAGCAGATCGCCCGCTGGGAGAACGTGGTCCAGATGTTCGGCGGTGACGCAGACGCCGTTGAAGACTTCCTTGCCCATTACCTGGCTGCGACCGAGAAATCGTTTGACACCGTGACTGATGCCCGCAGTAACATGCTGGAAGCGTTCCGGCTGAAACAGATCGGTCGCCGTGATATCAAGTCACGGCTGGCAAGCCCTGGGCAGGCCCGAGACTTCCTCGAGGAACTGGAGAACTACGCAGGCCGGTACCGGGAAATCGTGACCGCGGACCTGACCGATGACGACACTGAATTAAAAAAGGAGTACCGGGAAGAGTGCGAAGCCATCCTCCAACGGCTCAACAAGCTGGGAACAACACAGTGGCGGCCGTTCGTCATGTATGTCTACCAGGCCGTGACCGAGGCTCCCGGGAAGGATGCGTTCCTGCGCGACATCCTGAAAACGGTCGAGAACATCACGTTCCGTGTCGCGATTTCCGATCTCGTGGCGACCGTCGTCGATGATACCTATCCGAAAACCTGCCAAGCGTTCCGGGAGCTCGAACAGTCCGGGAACCAGTTCGACACTGAGCAGATCAGTGCAACACTGGTCGATAACATCGATAGTTCGGCACGGCAGCTCTTTGGCGAGTCGTTCATCGATATCCTTGTCACCAGTGAAAACTGGCGGAACAACCAGACGAAGCAATTGTTCCTGAAGATCGCGGACGAGGATTTCCGGAGACGGAACCAGACCGGGATCACGAAGTCCGAACTAAGTGAGGATCCGAGCGAGGTCCACATTGAGCACATCCTCCCCATCTCGTACTTCCTCCCCGGCAAAGAGAACCCGTATGCATGGCTGGAGTGCTTCTTCGATAACGGGAAGCGCAACATGATCGAAACACAGATCGATTATCTGCGTACACGGGATGCCCACCTTCTCTCCTCTGACGATCCCGGCTACGATGAGATCGAGCAGATCATCGAGGGAATCGAGGAACGGTTTGTCCGCGACCTAGGGAACATGATGCTCCTCGACGAAGAGGTCAACAAACCGATCAAGAACCGGCTGTTCTCGGTGAAGCTCCGAGAATACCACCTCCGGCACAGCAAGGACATGGACAACCTCGTCAACCAGTACTTCTCGACCGCCGATAACGTCTCGACCGACAAACTCGAGGAGCTTCTCGGGTTGGAGCTGCCAGAGGATGAAACTCAGTTCGGAGACGTCCATCCCACGGTCCAGTACTTCAACGAGTGGTGGACCTACGAACAGTTGATCGACCGGAAAGCGCAGCTCATCACCGCCATACTGGAATCATTGAAGTTCCGTACGGAAGATGATGAATTCGAACCGTACATGGACGATATCGAAGACTACGTAGGAGAGGATATTGAGAAACGGCTGGCAGTGCTGACCGCGTAA
- a CDS encoding GIY-YIG nuclease family protein, with protein sequence MFDLDGKAAYAGKSSKLRSRLRQHFVRQDSSVVSYGRLDIWDISYVDWWETSETDRAEQKLLSTHQPYLNFDDEITSPSGSVDLNLEHPDGTVELVSEEEREFRSEPYNRSKQKLEHLLRMVDTIKLAGHSEATKKTLYAHQRIFHENVSEFLGVEPEEASADLSDWTE encoded by the coding sequence ATGTTTGATCTTGATGGCAAAGCCGCCTATGCAGGAAAGTCCAGTAAACTCCGGAGCCGCCTCAGACAGCACTTTGTCCGGCAGGATTCCAGCGTGGTCAGTTACGGCCGACTAGATATTTGGGATATTTCCTACGTGGACTGGTGGGAAACGTCTGAGACAGACCGTGCCGAACAGAAACTGCTGTCTACGCACCAACCGTATTTGAATTTTGACGACGAAATCACGTCGCCGAGCGGTTCCGTCGACCTGAACCTTGAGCATCCGGACGGAACGGTTGAACTAGTGTCCGAGGAGGAACGAGAGTTCCGGTCAGAGCCGTACAACCGGTCAAAGCAGAAACTGGAGCACTTGCTGCGGATGGTCGACACGATCAAACTGGCCGGCCACAGTGAGGCCACAAAGAAAACGCTCTATGCACACCAGCGTATTTTCCATGAGAACGTATCTGAATTCCTCGGCGTGGAACCCGAGGAGGCTTCTGCAGATCTTTCCGACTGGACCGAATAG
- a CDS encoding HNH endonuclease → MRHPEPGKTFLGVIGRISNNGNGMIADHEINIGPASNADVGKAVEVDRESGEYTIREEIPEDTAKELLKRHVDRKTPSSFNPLRSQGDLQGEAITVVPKETLYEDGLYYENTGVPVANAEGRTIFAIGANVGEEVKIEVESSSPLYAIGEVVSAAVDVESDTGSADSDEESSASTLNTLREKAEEDAVDEVPEDAEVNRSSTEQYTRSLWVKRYVKERAGGRCEGCGEPAPFTSKTGEPYLHAHHVHELSNGGSDTPDTVIALCPNCHYRIHHGDDGDEYNEDLLEIVQEIEGDD, encoded by the coding sequence ATGAGACACCCAGAGCCAGGAAAAACCTTCCTCGGGGTAATCGGTCGAATCAGCAATAATGGTAATGGGATGATCGCAGACCATGAGATCAATATCGGTCCTGCATCTAATGCTGATGTCGGGAAAGCGGTAGAGGTGGATAGGGAAAGCGGTGAATATACGATCCGAGAGGAGATCCCTGAGGACACAGCCAAAGAATTACTGAAAAGACATGTTGATAGGAAGACCCCCTCGTCATTTAATCCGTTGCGATCACAGGGCGATCTTCAAGGAGAAGCAATAACGGTTGTTCCTAAAGAAACTCTCTATGAGGACGGCCTCTACTATGAAAATACAGGCGTTCCGGTTGCCAATGCTGAAGGAAGGACGATCTTCGCTATAGGGGCTAACGTCGGTGAGGAAGTCAAGATCGAAGTTGAAAGTTCGAGTCCGTTATACGCGATCGGTGAAGTGGTTTCAGCTGCTGTTGATGTGGAGTCAGATACGGGGTCGGCTGATTCCGATGAGGAGTCATCAGCGTCTACCCTCAACACGTTACGAGAAAAAGCCGAGGAGGACGCTGTTGATGAAGTGCCCGAAGATGCGGAAGTGAATCGGAGTTCAACAGAGCAATACACGCGGTCGTTGTGGGTGAAGCGATACGTCAAAGAACGGGCTGGGGGCCGATGCGAGGGTTGTGGAGAACCGGCGCCGTTCACTAGCAAAACGGGAGAACCATACCTACACGCCCATCACGTTCATGAATTGAGCAATGGTGGATCTGATACGCCTGATACCGTGATCGCTCTTTGTCCGAACTGCCATTACCGTATCCACCACGGTGACGACGGCGACGAATACAATGAAGACCTGCTCGAAATCGTTCAAGAGATTGAGGGAGATGACTAG
- a CDS encoding DUF7342 family protein, with product MSRKQRILQILENEERPVSTNTIADQLGVHWKTVADDLEELHDQGKVDRKELNNRLTLWSDHKIRL from the coding sequence GTGAGCCGCAAACAGCGAATCCTGCAGATACTCGAGAACGAGGAACGACCAGTCTCCACAAACACGATCGCCGACCAACTCGGCGTCCACTGGAAGACCGTCGCCGACGACCTCGAAGAACTCCACGACCAAGGAAAGGTGGACAGGAAAGAACTGAACAACCGGCTCACCCTCTGGTCCGATCACAAGATCCGGCTCTAA
- a CDS encoding LSm family protein — translation MSNGYEKPFNLLKEYVGNTVEVVRHDGSVVNGTLQAFDRHVNMVLTDAIVYSNATDSQHQEDVGRLFQRGGSVTDVRPARGDNQ, via the coding sequence ATGAGTAACGGATACGAGAAGCCGTTCAATCTACTGAAAGAATACGTCGGAAACACAGTTGAGGTCGTCCGGCACGATGGCAGCGTGGTCAACGGCACACTCCAGGCCTTTGATCGTCACGTCAACATGGTGCTGACCGATGCCATTGTCTATTCCAACGCGACCGACTCACAGCACCAGGAAGACGTCGGCCGGCTCTTTCAGCGTGGTGGCTCCGTTACCGATGTACGGCCTGCCCGAGGCGACAACCAATGA
- a CDS encoding nucleoside-diphosphate kinase, translating to MATQRNRTLIILKPDAVKRNIIGTVLAEIESAGLELARLKTVDADRELIKVHYREKQDEDFYDALVDWMTDLVIVGIIEGENAAERMKQLVGDTEPASAAPGTIRGKYSDDSYSRADAEDRPLHNVIHASEPGEAEEEIALWFGE from the coding sequence ATGGCCACACAGCGGAATCGGACACTGATCATCTTGAAGCCGGACGCGGTGAAGCGGAATATCATCGGAACGGTTCTGGCCGAGATCGAATCCGCGGGTCTGGAGCTCGCCCGGCTCAAGACGGTGGATGCGGACCGGGAACTCATCAAAGTCCACTATCGCGAGAAGCAGGACGAGGATTTCTACGACGCATTAGTGGATTGGATGACGGACCTGGTGATCGTCGGGATCATTGAGGGCGAGAACGCGGCGGAACGGATGAAACAATTGGTCGGAGATACTGAGCCGGCGTCCGCTGCGCCGGGTACGATCCGCGGCAAATATAGTGACGATTCGTACAGCCGGGCGGATGCGGAGGACCGGCCGCTGCACAACGTGATTCACGCGAGTGAACCGGGAGAGGCCGAGGAGGAGATTGCCCTCTGGTTCGGAGAGTAA